A window of Amaranthus tricolor cultivar Red isolate AtriRed21 chromosome 8, ASM2621246v1, whole genome shotgun sequence genomic DNA:
CCTTTCGTTTCTACTTCTCTAACACTTTGTTTGGATCGACGAAATTGTAGGGAAAGGGAGGGGAGGGATTTGGAGCATATGATTTCTTTTGTTTGGATATCAATATTGGAGGGGAGTGATTTGGAATGAATGGATTCAAAGGGATTAAgtcccttaattttttttacaactaaATCTCTCCAAATGTGGTAAGACTAGGAGGAAAAGCCTATTTTTTTCATCTCCTTTCTTTTCCTCCTGAACAAACAAGAAAGTTTTCCTTATTattccctccccttcctttcctttcctccCCCTCGTAAATTGTTACCCAAACAAAGTGTACGAGGTCGGCCTTCATTTGATTCTAATGATCTTTCAAATATTCATTATGTAAAACTATAGGAGCGGATcggatgaaagcaagaaacaatgtTGGGCCAAGGCGGGAGACTTCAGTTCCGAAGGATGTACCAGACACCAATGCCCAGACATTCACTTTTAATGAGCTTGCAGTAGCCACCAAGAACTTCAGAGATGAATGTTTCCTTGGGGAAGggggttttgggagtgtttaCAAAGGCCAGTTGGAGACTGGACAGGTAGCTGTTCTTTCGATCATTCATTTTGATTATGCATTTTGTTGCTTTAGTCCACCATGTACAAGGTGTGGATAATACAAATTTACGCCCTAGTGGTTTAAAATAGATCCTGCGACTTCTACGAGTAatctgtttattttttgcgaattacaaccaccaaagtatcaaagtctacagcGATTATACCAAATCACAGAATTCcgaccacttaacctaaaattgTGACCACTAAAATGGTCGGAATTATGTGAATTGGCCTGAACGTTGTAGACTTTAATACTTTGGTGGCTctaatttgcaaaaaataaacattgaggctgtaatttgcaaattattcttctatatattgttttcaagaACGTAGTACGGCTTGGGACGTAGGATAGGAACGAAAACGCTAATATTTGATGTCAATGGATCACCTAACATGTTAGTTGACTTAACGAGCTATATCGGTCACCTTATTAGTATCACTGATTCAGTTCTGCACTCAGTAAGCTGTATGTTACTTGCAGGTTGTTGCTGTTAAGCAACTGGACAGAAATGGTCTCCAAGGCAACAGAGAGTTTCTTGTAGAGGTTCTTATGCTTAGTCTTTTACATCATTCTAATCTTGTGAATTTGATAGGATATTGTGCCGATGGTGACCAGAGGTTGCTTGTATATGAATACATGGCACTGGGATCACTTGAAGATCACCTTCatggtaaaatttttttttcccattATTTTGTTAGTTTCCAGTGGAATTGGATTCATATTTTAATGAAACATGGATTGGACCGGGTAAGACCGGCCCatttaaagcccatattaattttaaagggCCTTTATCCAGCCCGGCCTTTATGCGGCCCATTGAACAAGTCTCCACCTTCAATGATTGAGCTGTTCTGTTGACACAATGTATGTAGTTTGAATGGCTTGATTTTCAAGCTTGTTATGCGTGGAATTTGGAGCTTTAAGTAATAGAAACCAATAGCTAAAATATGAAACTATGTTGAATTGTTTTCTAGTTGTTCAAGGTTCCGTGCTTATTATGTGCTTAAGTAGCAAGGTAATATAATCGGGTGCTTTTAACTGCTAGTTTATACTTCCTCTTGTTTTTATTAGTTGCTACAAATAGTGACATTTCTCCTCACAAGATGTCACTATCTGTTGCGACTAATACAAACCAGTTGTTATATATTATGGGTGAAGAATAGCTTGTCCTTGCTAGGTGattgaacttaattttaaaatgatcgcCTTAGGCTAGCGCCTTGGGTGATGGATGGGTTGGGCGCCTTGATAGGGATAGGCTAAGTGATTCTTTAAGGCGAGCGCCTTCGAGTGACCTTTAGATTAGAGCTTTTGGAGCGCTTTTTAGGCTTATCCTCACAAGAATATTATATTGTGCAAACATCAATCACATATGTGATTATAACTTTAGATTGGACCTTCCTGACAAATATACTCGTAATATTATTACCTTAATCGTTGTTATCACCATTCATATAGGCAACTAAGGACTTCAGGTTAAATCTTAGAATGGATATGCTGATGTGCACTTGGCCATGGAAAATCTCGACGTTCCTTTTTTTTGTACTTTACATAAGTTCTGCGGTTTCAGAATTTTTACTGATAGTTGAACGTTTTATTGAAGATCTCCCGCCTGATAAAGAACCACTTGACTGGAATACCAGGATGAAAATTGCAGCTGGAGCTGCAAAAGGTTTAGAATACCTGCATGATAAAGCAAATCCACCAGTTATCTATAGAGATTTTAAATCATCCAACATATTGCTAGATGAAGGGTACCATCCAAAGCTCTCTGATTTCGGGCTTGCAAAACTGGGACCCACTGGTGACAAGTCACATGTATCTACCCGAGTGATGGGAACTTATGGCTATTGTGCGCCTGAATATGCAATGACAGGGCAATTGACTGTGAAGTCAGATGTTTATAGTTTTGGAGTCGTCTTTTTAGAACTGATAACTGGTCGTCGAGCCATTGATGGTGATCGTCCTCATGGAGAGCAGAACCTTGTCGCATGGGTAAGATAATTGTAGCTCAAAAATTTAAAGTCATTTACTATTATTCTCTCGTTTATTCAATTTCTGTTTCCATGATAAATTTCTCTGAAACCACCCCTTGTTTTTCCCCAAGTCACTAACCAATAAGTTTTTTATCTTGTTACTAACCAAATATTCATcttattgattattatattgGGGTGTTTGGTTCATGGCTTTTTGCTTAGCTTTTTGAttgacttttggcttgttgatTGGTAAAACAACCAagaaaagtgtttggtaaatggtttTAAACCAGCTGAAAAGcaggcttttaagccaaaatgaaaaggCCGCTGCAACTAGCCTTTTTGGTTGGCTTTGGCTTGTTGGCCCACATTTTTTAACAAACAGCCAGCAACCGATAGCCAATACTCgaatttaccaaatatcttcACAAATAACTGGGTTTTTCGggtagcttaaaagccaacaaaaacaactaacattttcagctggtcaaacaagccaactaaaaaggcaacagccaattgccaaacacccatTAATTCTAGTTTTTCTAGAGCATGTATCTGAATAAAGATTGTAAtaaacgttttaaaaaaaattataagtcgCGTAACGTTTAGCTCAAAATCCATTGTAAAGCGGTCAATACGTTGTAGAACGACCTCATTTATATTCCGTGGTGATGAGAGTACACGAGTTTCAATCCTCTTTAGCAGACTGCTAAGGAGCTATTACATCTTTTTATAGTTGATATCTTCTGTTTATGCAGGCACGTCCTTTGTTCAACGACAggagaaaatttttgaaattggcAGACCCTCGGCTACAAGGTAGATTTCCAACAAGAGGACTCTACCAAGCTCTAGCTGTCGCATCTATGTGCATTCAAGAGAGTGCAACTGGTCGTCCTCACATTGGAGATGTTGTAACTGCACTCTCGTATCTGGCCAACCAAGCATATGATCCAAATACGAAAGATGATCGAAGGAACAGAGATGAAAGCGGTGGTGGGAAAATTGCAAGAGGTGAAGATGGGGCGACTTCGGGTAGAAAATGGGACTTGGAAGGCTCAGAGAAAGAGGACTCCCCTAGAGAAACGGTTAGAATGATGAATAGGGACTTAGATAGAGAGCGTGCCGTTGCTGAGGCCAAAATGTGGGGCGAGAATCTGCGGGAAAAGAGACGTCAAACCTTGGATTCGGAAGGTGTTTCCGAAAAAGATGACTCTCCAAAAGAGACCGCGAGGATGTTGAATGGTGACGTAGACAGAGAGAGAGCTGTTGCTGAGGCCAAGATGTGGGGAGAGAATTGGCGAGAGAAAAGAAGAATAAGCGCTCAAGGCACAAACGACCACCCGGGTGTGTGATTCACCCTGTTCTTGTACAGCATCAGAAACGATACTCCGCATCCCAGCAGACTAAGTCAAGTACTGGTCCACGCCCTTGTTTTTCACTCATTTTTTGCAGTGTATCAAAGCTCCGTACAGAGGATCAGATGTCAGGAGAGGTGCATTGAAGAATCAGAGTGTATATTTTCGGCAATAAGCCCAAGGTACCACCTCGGCTTGACCCCTTGTAAACATTTCAGTATGAAGGAGTCGTTTTTCTGGGTTTCTTTCTTTTCGGTTATGGTGGATGATATTTGCTTCTTGGATCAGCATATTTATACCATCCTAGAAATGCTCAACCGATTTGGTAGTGTTAGGTGTTTCACTACTGAAGCTTTAAGGTCTATATACATACCATATTCATAATGGATGTACTTAATGTCACATTTTTGTACTTCTCTTCCCCTTGTTTATTAATGCATAAGATTTACTCCCTtcgttttattttgttgtttccAGTTTGACAAAAACCGTGAGAACTTTTTGTCAAACTAggaacaacaaagaaaaacggAAGCAGTCTTTAGCTTTATTTCatgaaatgaaaaattttaagattCAGGCTGCAGGACGGATGGGAGTGTGCTCAAACTCCAGTGCTTCCGTCCTGCTGATTTGCTGTCTCGCCAGTTTTTTCCGCTGAGAGTTTGTTTGATGATTCAGTTTCTGTCGAGTTTTATTCGACTCCGTCTATTGGATTGCTTATGTCGGATAGAAAGCAGTTCTTGCACACTGCATATAAAATCATCTTAAATAGCCCTAAGATGAAAACCTTAATGTTGGAAACCTGAATATATATTCCACCTTTGAAATTTGATTGTGCTCTTGATTTCAAAAATATGACATTGTCTCcgctcttattattattaagagcAAACATagtcataataatttttttctcttttatctATTCTTAACAGCAAATAAATTTGACTTTATGCTCAGGCACAagatgcttattttgggaattgaAATTATCAGaagtttattttgagaattatttTTAAACCAAAAATCCTCCTAAAAATTGAGGGAAGatttcacgtggtaaccctAAATTATTGACTTTTTTACGTGGTAGACAAACGTTTTTTTAGTCCACGTGATGGCCTTAAACTTTCaacttttccacatggtagacaaaagaaaagtatttttgttaactttacactattttttttataacataatgactttttttcaaaaaaaatagacATCGTGATCACCCTAATAGACCACACATTTCGTAATCGAGTCAAAatgagtacttaatttaactaaaaattcCATTTTTATTCTACCACATGAAAAAGTTAAAAGCTCGGGATCACCACGTAAATTTATTGTCTACCATACGAAAAAGTCAAACACTCGGAATCACcacataaaatttttaaaaatcaattttcaaaCACTCTTAAAACTTCTGCGAAGTTTAAGCATTTTGCCACTGACTTGGAAGCAAATAGCCATGAGGCCATGATGATAACTTAAGCTAAATTGGTTTCTTTGATGGGATACCAACGAACTTTAGTACGGCCACAATTTGCTTCTTTAGTTTTCGTGTCTCCCGATGACACTATTTATATGCTTGTAAGTATAGCTAATAGATTTGTACGTATAACTATAGTATACCTTCATCACCCAAACAGTTCTTTTTGGCTTTTGCATACTTGTACGGTTGTACTAAAGTTCTTCGACCATACTTATCTTGCCTTTTCTTTTCATTTGCTCGTTTTCTCGAATTAAGGTATAATCTTCTTCGATAAGAATAAGATTTgtctttttatattcttttctaGACTCTATTCATAACTTTTATAAACGAAACACGTGATATAGGTTAACAACATAACAACAGTGTCAAAGTGATAATTCCAAAAGATTGAGATTGACACTTCAAATGTAATTTAGTTTTACTGAGTTGGTTAACCTATAGACCATCCTCCTCCTATAAGCGGCCTTAAAATTGACAATAAGCGAGAAGTACTTATAGGTAGAGTTATCTTGTGTATGGTGGCCCAAAACTCAATTTGTACTAGGGCGAGTGTTGATGAACTATTGAAATATATTAATAGACCCATTTAACTCGAAGTTTACCGCCAACAAAAGTAAAACAAAAGTAGTTCGATTTTTAAAgggatttttttttgtgtatttgtgaaaacaaatgaaattttgttaatatttaTAGAATTGTGTGTTGCGACAATATTACTAGAACGTAGAGTATAAAACGTATATTGATTTGCAGATTTACGCATGTGAAATAAAAGTGTAGAATTTCATAATCCGGCCGAAAAATATAACCTCTCTCACTTTACAAAAT
This region includes:
- the LOC130820588 gene encoding serine/threonine-protein kinase PBS1-like: MGCFSCFESKEEERLNPNLDEKDDHKATHPSSNSNISKLSSGADRMKARNNVGPRRETSVPKDVPDTNAQTFTFNELAVATKNFRDECFLGEGGFGSVYKGQLETGQVVAVKQLDRNGLQGNREFLVEVLMLSLLHHSNLVNLIGYCADGDQRLLVYEYMALGSLEDHLHDLPPDKEPLDWNTRMKIAAGAAKGLEYLHDKANPPVIYRDFKSSNILLDEGYHPKLSDFGLAKLGPTGDKSHVSTRVMGTYGYCAPEYAMTGQLTVKSDVYSFGVVFLELITGRRAIDGDRPHGEQNLVAWARPLFNDRRKFLKLADPRLQGRFPTRGLYQALAVASMCIQESATGRPHIGDVVTALSYLANQAYDPNTKDDRRNRDESGGGKIARGEDGATSGRKWDLEGSEKEDSPRETVRMMNRDLDRERAVAEAKMWGENLREKRRQTLDSEGVSEKDDSPKETARMLNGDVDRERAVAEAKMWGENWREKRRISAQGTNDHPGV